cacccacccCTGGAAGAATCAGACCCCGTTAAAGTGTCCCAAGCTGGGTCCCCAAGATCATTTCTGAAAGCGTCTGATACACCCACATGTCAATCCTCAAGGGCTTTGTGGCAGGGTGTGAGCCGGCTGCCTTTGGGAAACAGGCACGAGGAGATGGGTTTGGTTGCACTGTTGGCATCATAGGCTTGAGTTCTCCTGGGTGGGGATAAGATCTCACTGCTTGCAAACACTGACAGAACCGTGAGCCAGATTCTCCACTTTGTGCTCTAGGGAGCCCAGGCACACGCCAACATGGAACCCGCTTTACCTTGAGGTCTGTGTTGAGGATCCAGATGAAGGTGCACACTTTGGAATTGTTGGCACATTTCAGTACAATGAAGCCTCCTGGCCCATTCTCGCCCCTTGGAAAAGGAACAGCACAAAGATTGCACAGGTGTGAGGCTCTGTAGACTCCGTGTCGCAAACACACACTACCGGGCAGATACACATGCATGCAGCCTGGATCCTGAACGCGCCCAtgcagcgcaaggacaccagTACGTTCGAATGATCCATTACTGCACTTGGGTGCACTGAGAGGTAGGATGTCAGAGCTTGAGCAGTCCTTGGGCAAACCTAACTGAGAAACAAACCCGGAAGGAGCTCGCTAGCTCCGCTGCCAGAGGATGCCGCATTTTCAGCTGCCACGTAAGGGATTCCCACTCATCCCACACCTTCAGCTTTTATTTCCCACGGGAAGAGCTAAGCGAGGTCCAGTGGCCTGTGGGAAGGGACATGGTGGGGCCTAGTAGGCGTTTCCAAATCACAACATTCCCTGCTACCTCCACTGGCCCCAGCAGAGACAAGACATGGATGGGCTGAGAAGATGCCGCTCTACACCTGCTGGGGGTGCTATGGCAGGATTAGCTTACACTGGCAAACGCTGCCTTGCAGTCCTGCTACTTGGGCTCTGCTCTGGGGACAGAGAGGGCGGCGGGtctcaacctgtttaccattgtggACCGCATATGCAGCTCTCCATGTATAATGCAGGCCACATCCATGCAATAGATACACTACCTGTATGGCAgggaggatgtcacatgggctacagctgtgtgctgacCGGGCCACAGGCTGAGAACCGCTGCTCCAGTGCCTGTCGGTGGGGCCTGTCTCACCAGTGCTACATTTGCTGGACATTGCAAAGCAAACCCTTTCTGAATGCAGGTGCTGGCGGAAAGGCCCCATGTTGCTGAGCGCTGGAGAGAACGAAACCCTTCATGGTCAGGACAGGCACTGCATGAGcagcctccccttccctgctcttGATCTGCTTAGCAGGGGCAGATACCGACTGATATGTGCCGGATTTGTGACTAAGAGGCGAAAGGCCCCTATCCATCCAGATAGGTTTAAAAGGAGATGCGCGTTACCACTTCCCAGCTTTGCGACGCGGCATACATTTCTGCTGGATATGGCCTTAAAAAGATTCTCGAGGCCTGAAAAGCCCCAGCACCTAAATAGACTGAGGCAGTTACTGAGCCTGTGAGTTAAATGTCAATTACTTTAATCAGATTACTCAGAAAAACAAAGTCAGTAAGAGAAGCAGCTGAGCTGGTCACTAGCCACCTGAGGCACAGCTTGACTGTAACAAAGAGGCCTTGTTGGAAGAGATTCAGACCCAGATTAATGCATCACAAGGCAGCCGGCCACTGTAGCTTGGAGTAGAGAAACACCAGAGACCTTGGCGAGGGCTTTGAGAGGCTCTGTATGGAAGGGCCCTCTGGTTACACCTCCTGCTCCGTCTCTCTGTGCCCTGGGCCTCTATTAAAACTAAGGCCAGGCATGAGAGAAGAAAAAGGCACAAGCATAACAAACAAAACACATGAGGAGTTCAGCTGCTTAGTTCCTCCTTTGAAGTTGCAACTGTCCCTGTGCGAGAGCTAATTCCACAGCAAGGGGATGTGGAGTCGGTCAGGGGTTTTGATCTGTTGTCCCCCCTACCCTGGCCCACTGCCTCAACCCGAGCTGCTGTTCACCTCCTAAGCAACACGCTGATTCCATACCTATTGTTCTTTAAACAAAGGAAGAGGAACACAGGAAGTCCTCCTAAGCAACACGCTGATTCCATACCTATTGTTCTTTAAACAAAGGAAGAGGAACACAGGAAGTAGGATACAGTTCCACAGATTGATGAGCTGCCAGAGTTTTTGTAAAGCGGCAGCTTCCTTTAAACAGTGACAAGAAATTCTCTCCCACCTTTTTTTAAACTCAAGCGTCTGTTTGCAATGAACATATAATATTACGTAGCAGTGTGTGCTATAAGAAAAATTAGACAGTTCCCCATGACAAAATCAAAACTCTTACCTGACGTATTTGGACAGCGGAGGCTTCAAACCATGAGTGGTTGACATCCCTGAAGAAATATAGCGGTCTCGCCTTCGTTCAATGCGACGCACGTTTACGAAGTCCCTGTGTAAATAAAGGGGAAAGCAACTGCTCTGGGCTCTGCATGGGAGCTTTAGGACTGCACAGAAATGGAAGGGCCAACATTCAATCTAAGCCCTATAGAAAAGGTGTGGCAAAAAGTATTTTAATATGGAGACGCTATGTACATTTATGGTTAAAGGGACAGACCAGGAATTTAGTGACTCAGACAGAGGCttggagccaagactcctggttCTCGTCCTGGCTTGGCTATCAATTTAGGCAtaggaccttgggcaagtcattacaCTACATACTCCACTATGTTACCCAGCCACAGGGCAGGCTAGAAGAGCCCTCTTGGACTCATCGTATGTTTCATGCTTAAGAAGATGGTTGGCTGGAGCTCCCTCATACAAAATCTCCCTGATGTGTTCTAGGTGCTTGTCTGACTAGGCACCAGGGTGGAATAAACTCACCTGGGTGACATTacaccccctgcagcccctgctgcaacATCGTACGAGATAATGGTGTTATCTTCAACCCGCTGTAAGATCTGAGTGAAAGGAGGACAGAATAAGATGTTTCCTCGCACCTGCCTGTGGATCCGTACATGCCAACAGCTAGGAATAAGGAGCCTCCCTCAAAATTGCCCATGGATCTAAAACAAGTGAAAGTGGCAGATCTGATGAATACAGGACTTGGAGAGTCCAGCATTAGCATGACCACGTTCGCCTTCTAGTGTTGGGAATGGTCTACTCTGCCCTTCTGTCTAGCGAGCAGGCATTTCCTTCACATCCTGGACACAGCAACTGCCTAGGATGAGTAAGTGCCTCCAAACCAGGGCAGCAAGAACAACGTTGGCTCTGCTCCTCGGCCCACGCCCTGGGGCTTTTGGACAGACCGGCTTTTGGTGCAACTAGCTACTTCGGCACGTTCAGACTGCCTGGATGAGCAATGCATCGGGATTACAAATGCAGCCAACCCAGCTCCTGCAGGGCCAGGCACTGCATGCAGAAGGCTCTGTGCTGGGAAGTTCCAGCCCCAAAGGGTTATTAAAATGCCATCGTCACAAAGCACTTACCTGGCAAGCTGCCACCGTTTTATTCCACAGGATCATCCTCTCAGGTTGGAGAATCACCTCCTGGTAGACTGTTTCAGCAGAACACTGCATGAAGGCCTGAGAAAAGGACTAGACAGTTAACAGTTTGCCCCAGTTGCCTTCCCTGGGGCGTGTATTCAACAGCACAAGATAAAGATCATTAGAGACAACAGAGTGAAACAAGTGCTCATGAGAAGCAATAGCAGAACTACTGGCTGCAGCCAGACAGTGCAGACGGGAATAGCGTACCTCCATCCTGAACAGAACTatccctgctattccacccctgGGCTACTCCAACGTCTACTGCTTATACCaaagcagacaactgtttcaGGAGGTTCATGGAAGGCTACTAAGTGCGTCAGCAAAAACGAAACACTTGCATTCATCTGCAGCCTCGGATAGGTCTTTAGAGGCAGAGGGATAATGCAGTAATAGGGTCACCCAGATCTCCGTTCATTAAGAGTCTTTTCCTGTGCAGTTCTTGCAAGTGTGGCAACGTACGTACTGGCACAAAGACACGTCACCATGGCAATGGGCCTTCACTAAGAGATTGCTTATAGCCAAGCCACTACAGTGAGTCACTTCCTAACATCTGTTAATGCCAGATTGTATCTGAAGTAGGATCAACCCTGAGCGTACTGGACAGGCAGTCACTGTCTTACTGTAGTCCTGGAAGCTGAGGTTGGAACAGGATTCTTTGGTCACGTCATCCATCTATCTGCCATTGGATGCCAGTGTATTTGTGGGGGATTGGACTGGTCTAGTTTTGGATGGCAAGCCTGGGTATTATCCGGGCAGTAGAACAGAGCTCAGTGTAAGAACGCAGCAGAGTTGTATTACCGGAAGTCCCACGAACCAGCAGAACGGGCTTTACAATGCCACATGAGTTTGCAGTTTGACCTGTATTGCTCTGGCCACAGAAGAGCATGAGTGACCAGCTGTGCTGGGGCATTAAGCAGTTACTGCACGTGGGTTATGCCCCTACAACAAAGCTGCAACTTACCAAGCAAGGAGGTAGATGCCATAGGTCCTTACCTTTAAAATAAAGGTCTTGCcgtggaaaggaatttcaatGGTGTAAACAACATCACCAAACTCCTGTACAAGAGACAGTCAAGTCACACTTCACATGCACAATACTTCATGCGCGTGTAGCACCTTTCACCCCAGGATCTCCATGCACATTTTAGACTTATGTCACTAGCCAGGCTGCAGAAtgggcagccctgctgccatCACTAGAGTCAGCACTAAAATGCAACCCCCTCCATGGCGGGACCTTTTAAAAGTACAGATCGACACTCTGCTGCAaattttaggacaggaagtgaagactgTCTCCAGCTGAATTTTAACACACTTTCCAAAAATCCACATGTATCGATGGTTGCAAACAGAATGCAACACGCAGTGGCATAAGCGTGACAAGACACAGAAATGGGATGAATCTGTAGCTGGATGCGTAGCAAAGGGAAGGAGTCTATTGCATGTGACAGCTCCCTTAATGCGGGGCATGGTGTTTTTCAAAATGGCATCACTCACTCCCTTGTTTTACCAACAAATGCCTTTGATCCTTTCCCATTCTCGCAGTTCCACACCATAACTGCAATTAAAGGCTAACCACACTCCTCCACCTGCCTGTggctggggtggtgggaggggaaagactgaTGGGTTCCCTCTTCTGTCAAATACGAAGGTAATTGAACATCTAATTAAATAAGAGGCAATTTACATTTAACTGAACTGGAATAAGATTCCTAATTCAATCATGTCATTGTAATGCTTGTTAATTTTTAGTGGCGAAACCAGGTTCTGAAAGCCGCATCGTTCTGCGGTCTGTGCTAACCCCTCCATGCTTTCTGCAGACAGAGAGGGGCGATACTTGCATTGTTTTTTTCGAATTTCCAGTTTTCCTCCTGGGCTAGGATTTGATCCACAACCTCCATTGCTTCTTTGCCTTGTTGGACGTATTCCTTCTCCTAGGAGAAAACGCAATCTATTTACTGCTCCCTTTAGTCACAATCCTGGGTGTGCGAATGAGTGATTTTGACTCCTAGTGGCTGGGCAATAGAGGAAGGGACTTTCCACTACTGTGCCTGCTACAGATATCCTCCTTTCACTCGGGTGGCAGAGGCGAGCATGTTGCACCTAGCAGGCCTACCTGTGTCTCTCCACAGTTGCGATACCCTTCATCCCGAGAGAGTCCCCTGCCATTCTgccagattcatagatttatagactctaggactggaagggaccttgagaggtcatcgaggtcagtcccctgccctcatggcaggaccaaatactgtctagaccatccccgatagacatttatctaacctactcttaaatatctccagagatggagattccaacctCCTagcatttattccagtgtttaactaccctgacagttgaAACTTTTTCTAAGAtggtccaacctaaatctccgcttgctgcagtttaaagccccatttgcttttatttctatcGCTTAGGaggctaagataaacaagtttctccctccttaTGACATCCTTTAtagtacctgaaaactgctattcatgtcccctctcagatctctcttttctaaactaaataaacccattcttcAGCCTTCCTGTCATAgtatgttctcaagacctttatcaTTCCTTGTTGCTCTGTCTACTGGACCCTctccattttctccacatctttcttgaaatgcggtgcccagaactggacacagtactccagttgaggcctagcCACATGAAATGGTACAAACCACAATGAGATCACTtcttctcccactgagctgcagccacctctggggtgaaccAGCAGCGGCTTAGCTGCCCAGCTGTCTTGGAAAGGATGTGAAGAATCGTGTGTCCAAGTGAAACTACAGTGGGACGTTAGGGAGGTAGAAGGCTGTTACCCAAGCTGGAATTTGACAAGATAGTGGAGTCAATACCCCCTTCAGCAAAGTCACCATGTAACAAGTAAGAGCAAAGGAAACTGGAGAGAGCAGGAAGGAGACGAGCTGCTGTCAGGGCCACAGAAGCCTTTAAAAGCCAGCTACAGGAGGGGGGTGAAGGGGAAAGTAACTGATGGATTCTCAGTAATGAGGGGTGACTGGATACTGACTCAGAGCAGTTTTTCCCAGAGCACATGAGCAACATCGCTCAGCTAAGGGAATGATTTGCCCATGTTTCTTGGCAGCAAGTAACATATTTCCTGACCTTCGGTTCtgagaggagaagaagaaagattCTGGCTCCTTTCACCCCTCGATTTATTCAGCACCCTGGTGGGTAAGTGCTGGAGTAATGAGCTGATTACAAACCCTCATGTGCACATGCACTGAGCAGCCATCAGAGCCAGACACTGAGAGATGCTCGGAACTAGCAGTGGCAAAAGCGGGTCTCTAAAATGGCAAGATCACCGCTCCTCCATTTACCTGGGCTGTTAACGCTTTCCTCCCCACACCTTCTTCATCAGACTCGTCGTCCGATCCTAAAGAAAGGTACAGAGTTGGGAGGCAGCTAGAGATCCTGCTGGTATGATTTTATGAAGGGGGGGACCCACATTGGGTCAGCCCTCCTTCCCGCCCCACTTCACCCTCCAAATGCACAGATTCATGCAGGCTAGTCTGTGTGTTCTTACAGGAACAGCGACAGTGGTTACAATGGGAAATGCTCCAGTCCTCCAGCCTCAATGCAGTCCCCTCCGAAAACGCACCAAAGCCACCAGGGGAACACCCTTTTCTGCAGCAAGCTGTGCAGTTCACACTAGCTCTTTGGGTGTCCAGGGTGAGGCCTTTGTTCTTCCCAGAGCAACCTCCAACTGTGCATTTCAAACCCTGTGTCCTGAGGCCTGGAGCTTTGGTTTAAAATACAGCTAAAAATGGATTTTGGTAGCACAGGAAAGTCAGGCATCAAATGCAAAGTAAGTGGCTACTTCACCTCCTGACAATCTCTTTCCGACCCCACAGCTGGGCACAAAAGCAGCTACACAACATAACCTTCCCCTGGCACTGGAAGCAAAGGGGATTTCGTGGCACTGCGTTGTAACATCGCTCAAAAGGTCGGTCTAATTAGGCAAAGCTCAGCGAGGAACTCTGAGAGGCAACAACAGAGAAAAGGAAACCCAGGGGATCCTGCAAGCGGAACAAGCTGAGAAAGCAACTCAACCCACATACAAAAGGTCACTGCATGCCAAGAAGAGGCAAAAACATTCGTCACCTGCAAAGGACTCCGGAGGGGAATAGAACTGCCCATCAGAGAGGGCTCCAGAATAGAGCAGAGGGCCCCGGAAGGCTGCAGCCTGTGCTGCCAAGTACCCTAGGGAACCAAGGGACACAAAGTGTAAATATACACAGAAGCCAGCGTTTACTCTTAACATTCCTCCAGGTCAAGCTGCCCCAGTTAATTAACACTTGGAACACAGCTCTGAACTGGGACCCAGGCTTTCTCTGGGACACACAGCCCAGCCTAGAAGGagctttcagtccctcttcccTCACTTTTCATTTGAGACACAGCACTTTATCTGCATGGAGATCAATGAACTCTTTTGCCCGTCAAATCCAAAGGTGATTAAGCACCTAATTAAATAAGAACTTTCCCTCGAAGCAATCCAGAACACGCTCTTAATCCAACAGAGGCATTAAACACTTGCTCATTTTTCATCTTAAAACCTCCTCACAAGACCCAAACATTCTCTGGTTTTTCCCAGCCCATCGATGCATTTGCGATCAAGTGTCACTCAACAAATTCTTCCTGGTCTAGACGCGttactctctcacacacacaccccctttcgTCCTCCTCCTAGGGAAGACAAGAGTGAGATGAGAAGCTCCTTTGGAGAGCTACAGGTCAGagtgggaccctgggctgagtACATGGCCCTGATTTTCAGTCAGGGTCAGCACCCTCCATTCCCACTTGTGTCCATGGGacctgtgggtgctcagcaccttggaaaaAGTCCTAGTGTTTGAGGCCAGATGGGCCCATTCGATCATCCAGTCTGAGCTGCTATATAGCCTGGGCTGGAGAATTTCAGCCAGTCTCCCCTGTGTTGATCCCAACAACAGGGGTTTGGCTAAAGCATCGCTTCCAGAAGGGCACACGGTCttgacttcaagagatggagaatccaactCTCCCCTTGGAAGATTAGCCACTGGCACCATCACCCTCACTGTAAAATATTAaggccttatttctaatctgaattggCCCGACTTTAAACTTCCAACCACTGGTTCTCATTCTGCCTCTCCCCTTTACGGTAAGGGTCCTTTCAGCAGCTGGTATTGTCTTGCTGGAAAGGCATTTCTACACCATAATCAAGTCAGACGAGGCAATTGATCCCCACAACCTGCCTGGAGATAACTTCTAATCCTGGTTTCCCTTCCCACACACCACCTGGCGACAAGCTGCTGCCAAAGCCCCAGCCGGTTTGTTTGCTCCAGCCGCAAAGAAGGAAAGTGACTTACATCGTTCCTCTTCTGCCTCCTGAGATAGGACTTTAAAATCCAGGAACCAAGTTTCAAGCCAGGCGATAACGAAAGAGACGATGGGAAGTAAGTACCCAAAGGCCCCCTTGGCTAGCAGCTGGGGGAGGAAAAGAAAGCCACAGGGAGTTTATACAAGCTGGGAAGTCACGCATGAGACAGAACAAAATTTCCCATCAGAGCCCTTGAGAGCGACTGACCTCAGAGAGGATGACCTTCACGATGAGGAAGGCACTGGACACCAGTGTCGTGAACTGGAAAAGGGAAGACAGTTACACAAATCTACATGTCAGCTTCAgtttaaagaaagagaaagtccAATACATCAACAACAGGAAATGGATTCCTTACCGCGATGACCCACCAGTGGCGCAGTTTTAAGAGTGCATAGCCCAGAAGTAACACAGAAAACCGGAAAAAAGCCAagacctttaaaaaacaaaaaaggcacagATAAGGAAAGAGTCATTACTATTTCCATTACACTCACACCCAACATGCAGGATGCCACACAGACAGAGCAAGATCTTGAGGGCACGAACTATCTAAATAGTCAAGACaagaggtgggaggggaacaGCCCATGGTCCCTCAGCAGGTCAGTGCAGAGCTAGCACAGAAACCAGTGCCCTATCCGATAAGCCACCTTGCCGCTATCTTAGAGCGAAATGTCTTTCCCTTTGGCAGTTTAGCATACTTACAAATATATCAAAGAATGAGGTTTTAAACCGGTACTCAATGATTTCGATCTCCAAGTTCTTCTGAATGCCATTGTTGGTCTGAGGGTTAGAGAGAATGGAAACAGAGAGATGTTGAGTGCAGAGATAAACTAAAGAGGATACAAATCAGACAGTTTTGTTTAAACATTTAGTCAGCTCAAGTTAGGTATCAGGGCTGTCTGCTCAATGCATCAGTGGATTCATCAGCAAACGTTTAGCCATGAATGTATGCAACACCCCACTTCACGTCCATTTCACTGTCTGTTTCACACCCAAGTAACACAGAGCAGAAGCAGCATGTAAATGCATTAAGAAAGGGCCTGAGTACCAGAAAGTATTGAAAAAAcacccagatttaaaaaaaacaaaaataaaacaagactcAGACACTGAAAACAAGCTTCCTTAAGAAAActgtttttgggtcttttttccaCTTGGTTCCTGATGCTAACCAAGGACCCCTTGCAATCCCACACCCACAGAATACGCAGCCACGTTGACCTGTAGGatttcaaacaaacattctcttttcagatccagacacgcctctgacaaagtgggtattcacccacaaaagcttatgctccaatacatctgttagtctataatgtgccacaggactctgtgttgCTTTTCGGATCCAGTTATTGGAAGTGTGCTCTGAATggaattgaaaaaaataactcGTTTTCTTAAAGGACCATTGACGAAGAAAGAACTCGGAAGGTTGTGTGATTGATGTTGCTTCCACAGAGCGTTGTCTACATAAATATTACTGTTCTTTGACAAGTTATTCCATATAAGATCTCTTTAAGACTACTTCAGATCTGTTCTTGGATGATATCTCTTAACAGGCATTCAGTCAATTCCCAGGTAAATGTGCTGTGGCTCGAGGCAGATGGGAAAAAAGGAAGCCTGTTCATTCTGTATAGGAATGCTATTAAGGGTCAAGCATCTATTGTGTCAAAATGACTCTGCTTCAGAGCATAGTTGAGGGCCTGCCAGTGGGATTTTTGTACCACAAACCCGATTTTTAGAGGTTTGGAACTGTGGCTTATGAGGAACTGGATGGTTCAGGTAATTGGAACCAGTCTTTCACCTTCAGGCTATTGGGTGGAATACAGCCCAGCTGGATTGGAAGTTGTTACAATCTGACAGCTGTTTCATGGTCTATAAGAAACCAGTTGGTGGGGTCTTTGTCCTTAGCAGACAATGATTCATATCAGAAAAGCCGCAGCTTTAACGCGTACTCCTTTGCTGGAGGAGAAGCCAAGGACTGACTAGGCAGCCATCAAAAAGCATTCCCCatagatcagggctggggcacactGGAGGAGAGCACtggttctgcactgctgctgtcatGCTGTATCTGTTTGTGGCGAGAGGAATTCGGTCTCCAGGGCTGGCAATCCAGCAGGTTTCACAGAGCTGCAGCTTAAAAATTCATTCCATGACTGAATTTGACAAGAGCTCTCACTCCCGGAGGgaagggatgagggctttgggctAAATTTCttggaaaaaatgaa
This is a stretch of genomic DNA from Chelonoidis abingdonii isolate Lonesome George chromosome 21, CheloAbing_2.0, whole genome shotgun sequence. It encodes these proteins:
- the STARD3 gene encoding stAR-related lipid transfer protein 3 isoform X2, whose translation is MNKPRDSQHDLERSLPAIASMSTSLSQSQGFSPHCYFPPEKRKAISDVRRTFCLFVTFDLLFVSLLWIIELNTNNGIQKNLEIEIIEYRFKTSFFDIFVLAFFRFSVLLLGYALLKLRHWWVIAFTTLVSSAFLIVKVILSELLAKGAFGYLLPIVSFVIAWLETWFLDFKVLSQEAEEERWYLAAQAAAFRGPLLYSGALSDGQFYSPPESFAGSDDESDEEGVGRKALTAQEKEYVQQGKEAMEVVDQILAQEENWKFEKNNEFGDVVYTIEIPFHGKTFILKAFMQCSAETVYQEVILQPERMILWNKTVAACQILQRVEDNTIISYDVAAGAAGGVMSPRDFVNVRRIERRRDRYISSGMSTTHGLKPPLSKYVRGENGPGGFIVLKCANNSKVCTFIWILNTDLKGRLPRYLIHQSLAATMFEFAFHLRQRVSEVSGRP
- the STARD3 gene encoding stAR-related lipid transfer protein 3 isoform X1 — protein: MNKPRDSQHDLERSLPAIASMSTSLSQSQGFSPHCYFPPEKRKAISDVRRTFCLFVTFDLLFVSLLWIIELNGKKGDDQSCISNSTCSPHQPGLIYYDWIPKDISAIIFMSCLPRSESALNSLSQSAVQFTPPPRNDTNNGIQKNLEIEIIEYRFKTSFFDIFVLAFFRFSVLLLGYALLKLRHWWVIAFTTLVSSAFLIVKVILSELLAKGAFGYLLPIVSFVIAWLETWFLDFKVLSQEAEEERWYLAAQAAAFRGPLLYSGALSDGQFYSPPESFAGSDDESDEEGVGRKALTAQEKEYVQQGKEAMEVVDQILAQEENWKFEKNNEFGDVVYTIEIPFHGKTFILKAFMQCSAETVYQEVILQPERMILWNKTVAACQILQRVEDNTIISYDVAAGAAGGVMSPRDFVNVRRIERRRDRYISSGMSTTHGLKPPLSKYVRGENGPGGFIVLKCANNSKVCTFIWILNTDLKGRLPRYLIHQSLAATMFEFAFHLRQRVSEVSGRP